The window TTTATACCTTTACATCCCCTCCTCAAGCTCACACTTACTATGGCCAAGCATGAGATTGGAGCAATGTTGCACAAATAAAGAAGTGGACAAGCCTTTAAGTTAATATATTAGCAAATTGTTATTTGGAAGAAACATGCTACACATTTAAATCTCCTCGAGTTACTCTTTTTCTCACAAAATGATAATTTATCTCAATATGTTTTACCCTTGAATGAAACATAGGATCAGAGGACAATGTAATATATAGCTAAGATATTGTCACAGGAAATCATAGGAAGAGCAAATGAAAGAACTTGGATATCTCACAATAATTGCCTAATCTAGGCCAATTTTGCTGCTACCATGGCAAGATCCCTATATTCTACCTCAGTAGAAGATCTAGACACAATATGTTGTTTCTTTGATACCCAATAGATAGGACTAGAACCAAAATATACTATATAACCAGAAGTGGACTTCTGTTATTAGGATCTCCTGCCCAGTCAACATCACTGTTTACTTGAAGATGCAATTTACCAAGTTGAAAATGAATGCCAAAATGAATGGTGCCACTGAGATACCTTAAAATCCTCTTGACTACCACAACATGAGATTTCATAGGATGATGCATAAATTGAAAGCATTGATTGACTACAAATGCAATGTTTGGCCTATTGAAGGTCAAGTATTGAAAGGCACCAACAATGCTCCTATATTgctttaaaattattaaattgatATTATACTACATATTTTACCCCGAtattcttagtattaatttattggtaatttaggtgaaattttgatactttggtttatatttctaatgtaggactttcgacttcctcttcaacaaaaagtgatcaaacaaacaaattttagaatgattcaaattggaggatgTCCATGAGTCTTTCAACTTGTTTGTGTTaaagttttagatttttctaCTAAGCGATTTATTAGCAAAGAAATAAATAACCAGCATGCAGTGCTGGTATATTGAGTTGCATAGCTTATTTGCGAGATTTGGGCAAAGGATGATGGTTTTTGGTTCGAGTCCTTATGCAGAGATGTTCAGAACGTCCTGAGATGTAGACTTGGCATTCGCGTCGTGTCtttcgttttcgtgtcatactcgATATCATAACGGGTTGTGTTGTGTAACacttgttaaaatgaacaggtAATATGACTCGACCCGAACTTGACCCAATAATATTAATGGGTAATATAACCCAACCTGTTacccgttaaagaaaatatattttaaaccaataaataagaaaataaaaaacataatactaaattagtatatacatatcacattgtcacataaatattccttcaaaacataaaatcaCATTTGCTTTCAAGTATCACATAAATATTCCAACTTACTCCGAAATGCAGGGTCTTTGGATAACTATCCATCCTCAAAGGGAACAAGTTCCTTTTAGATACATAGTTAGGGGCAATTTTGAGACCATGATTTTCAAGTCGGAACAAGGCGGATCGAAATACAAGTACCTCAGAAGTCCAGTCATGGACTCAACGGCTCTTAGCGGAGCTGGATTAACAGAGCAATGATACCACCATTATCCTATTTCGGCCCAATTGGCAAAGTCGGAACGACTTTGCTAAGATTGACTATGCTTGTTTCATAAGACATGGAAACATGATCCAATACGAAATCAACCaggtttcctatattcttggaGTTCCTATAATCTAGGAATTGGCGTGGGCCGCAAGTAATTACATtcctaagaggatgcaatatctactgcTATATATTCTCTAGGATTCTCTTGGCTTAATACATGATTCTATCCTAAAAAAGTCATTCTCCTGACTAGTATAAATACATCTTTCTAGGGTTCATCTCTGGTAACACAATCATTGCACTCTAACTCTCTTGCCCACTACTTTACTAACTTGACTGTCGAAGAGTCTTTGGCTGGCACACACACCCTCCCCCTTCTTTCGCTTAATCAtggttgtttgttcttttataAGTTACTACAATTTATGTATCTTCACCACCTTCGGTGGCGCGCGAATTTGGTTTAAATAGATCATAAGTTTCACAGTCATAGAGGTTGAAACACTCAGGGATTAATTCGTAATAGGAGATTGAACAATCTGTAATTATGCAGCATTCACCATTCTTTCTTGATTCTTGgaattaatgattgaattatagACGAGATATCAAAGAAATTGAGAGTTAGGGTTTCAAAGAACACTTTCTTGAAAAATTATagagaagaataaaaaattaacaagaaagaagagaatttgAGGCACACATTTTATTGAATAGATGATGGCAACAACTCAAGATTCGATATATTGTAAGTCATGAAGAagaaaataaccaatttcacAGAAGAAGAGATAGCTGAATCAAGAAATTATACCACAAATCAATAGAAGAGAACACGGAAGCAACAAAAAATCAAGATTAAAGACATACACCAATTGTTGGTGAAGATACCATATAGAAATAAAGAGGAATAAGGAAATTGTTGCAATTTGATTTAAGTTTTCTTGTATATTTCATAAGTATTGAATGTACAAGGATACACATATATATGAGAAAAAAGGACTAGTTacaaccaactatccttagacttAACCCTAGAGACCGGCCATACTCCCTAATTGAAGGAGATTACACCAAATACTAGTGACCTGCCATACTCCTTAATTAGAGGAAATCAACCACAAGTAAGGAGTGATTTACACTTTTCTGTCAAGGAAAACACAGCAGCCTATGCTGCAACTAGGCAGGcaaagttgacaaaaaaatgCCATGATTTTTGGATTACATAATCTACATAATCTGTCTAGGGTTAGTTGGTAACtctcaatactccccctcaagctagATCGGGTAGTATAGTCTAACCAAGCTTGCCTTGAAGACGCTGAAAATGTGCAGATGATAGAGCCTTAGTGAACACATCTGCCAATTGATCATAAGTGCGAGTAAAGATTGTTTAAATGTGTTGTGATTGAACTTAAGCCCTGATGAAGTGACAATCAACTTCATTATGTTTGGTCATTTCATGAAAAAATGGATATGTAGCGATGTGCATGACTACTTGATTATCACACATGAAAGACATGGGAGTGGTACTTGAGAACCCTAGGTCAAACAAGAGGCTTTTGAGCCAAATCAATTCACATGCAGTAGCAGCCATGGCTCGGTACTTAGCTTTAGCACTCGAGCGGGCAATAACTTCTTGTTTTTTACTCTTCCAAGTAACAATGTTGCCTCTAACAAATGTGCAATAACTAGTGGTGGATTTTCTGTCAATTGCAttgcctgcccaatcagcatcaatGTATGCATGAATCTCAATGGAATGATTGTTACGCATAAGAATACCCTGATCGATGGACCCTTTGAGATAGCAAATGATCATTTTAACAATATTGAGATGTTCAACTGTgggtgcatgcatgaattgatTGACCAAGCTGACAGCAAAAGTAATGTATAGACGAGTGAAGGTAAGATAGATTAGTTTACCAACCAATCTATGATAATATGTGACATTTTTTAGTGCTTCACCATCTATGGTAAGCTTGAGTTTGTTGTCGATTGGGGTGGCAACTGGTTTGCAATTAGTAAACTCAGCTTCCTTGAGTAGATCCATGACATATTTttgttggtttaaaaataaaCCTCTTCGTGAGGTTTCCATCTCAAtgccaagaaaatacttcaacttCCTAAGATCCTTGATGGCAAAGGTTTGATGTAGGGAGGCTTTTAGGGCTTCAATTTCAAAGGCATTGTCACATGTGATGATAAGATCATCTACATAAATAAGAACCACCAACTTCCCACTAATTCCATTGTGCACAAACAAGGCAGAATTAGCATTGCTTCTATGAAAACCTTCCATTTCCAACACTGAGCTAATcttggcataccaagctcttggtgattgcttcaaaccatatATAGCCTTGGCACACCATGCCATCCTTTGTTAGAGA of the Pyrus communis chromosome 1, drPyrComm1.1, whole genome shotgun sequence genome contains:
- the LOC137724683 gene encoding uncharacterized mitochondrial protein AtMg00810-like, with amino-acid sequence MAWCAKAIYGLKQSPRAWYAKISSVLEMEGFHRSNANSALFVHNGISGKLVVLIYVDDLIITCDNAFEIEALKASLHQTFAIKDLRKLKYFLGIEMETSRRGLFLNQQKYVMDLLKEAEFTNCKPVATPIDNKLKLTIDGEALKNVTYYHRLVGKLIYLTFTRLYITFAVSLVNQFMHAPTVEHLNIVKMIICYLKGSIDQGILMRNNHSIEIHAYIDADWAGNAIDRKSTTSYCTFVRGNIVTWKSKKQEVIARSSAKAKYRAMAATAYVFTKALSSAHFQRLQGKLG